The sequence CTCGAACAGATCGCCGCGCGCGGCACGTTGCGCATCTGCACGACGGGCGACTACAAGCCGTATTCGTTCTATCGCGCGGACGGCAGCTTCGAAGGCATCGATATCGACATGGCCGAATCGCTCGCGAAGTCGATCGGCGTGAAAGCGGAATACGTGAAGACGACGTGGTCGAACCTCATGAACGACTTCATCGCGAAGTGCGATATCGCAGTAGGCGGCGTGTCGACGTCGCTCGAACGGCAGAAGCGCGCGTTCTTCACGCAGCCGTACATGATCGACGGCAAAGCGCCGATCACGCGCTGCGCCGATGTCGAGAAGTACCAGACGGTCGCACAGATCGACCAGCCGTCGACGCGCGTGATCGTCAACCCCGGCGGCACCAACGAGCGCTTCGCGAAGCAGTATTTGCCGCACGCGACGCTGACCGTCTACCCGGACAACGTCACGATCTTCAAGCAGATCCTCGCGGGCAAGGCCGACGTGATGGTCACGGACGCATCGGAGACGCTGCTGCAGCAAAAGCTCAACCCCGGTCTCTGCTCGGTGCATCCGGACAAGCCGTTTCAGTACGGCGAAAAAGCCTACATGGTGCCGAGCGACGACGTCGTGTTCCAGCAATACGTCGACCAGTGGCTGCATCTCTCGCGCGCCACCGGCGAGTTTCAGACGATTTCCGACAAGTGGCTCAAGTGAGGAGCGCCGCCATGCGCTGCCGGCGCGTGTTCGCATCGGCATCGAGGGGAAGCGGCGCGAAGTGCTCGGCGACAGCGGCATAGAAGTCGAGCAATTGGGAATCGATCGTCACGGGGTTTCCTTTCGGGTCGATCGCTGATTCACTCCACCAGTTGCCCCGGCACGCGCGGCGCCGGCGCATGCGCGCGATGCAACGCACCGAACACGCGCTCATGCTCGACTTTCACGCACACGTCCATCGCGACATCGAGCCCCGCGGCCACGGCGAGCGCCGCCGCCTCTTCGTTGACGACGCCCACTTGCAACCACAGGGACTTTGCGCCGATCGCAACGGCGTCGGCGGCCACCGGCAGCACGTCGTCGGCGCGCCGGAAAACGTTGACCATGTCGATCGACGCCTGCTCCTCGGCAAGCGCACGCGCGGCATCCGCAAGCGTCGCGTAGCAGCGCTCCCCGAGCACGCCGGCGGAATCGTTTGCATAAGCGGGATTGATCGGCACGATCCGATAGCCGTGCGCCTGCATATAAGCGGCGACCGAATGGCTCGGCCGATGCGGAAGATTCGACAATCCAACCACCGCGATCACGCGATCGCGCTCCAGAATGTTCTGCAAAATTACACGCTCGTTCATTGTTGAGTAGTCGACGAAAAGACAGGGTGTCTCGACATGCGGCGGCACGAATTCCAACGGCTCGCTATCGAGCGGATTCGTCTGCATGTTCGGCGAACTTCCATGCCGCACGGCTATGCTTCTTGAATGGGAGATTGGCCGATGCGACCCGGTCTGTCACGACTCGCTTGGAAATCGGTAAGAATATCTTATTAAGCGTTTGCCGATGGCAAAATATCCCGGAGAGCCTTATCCGGCGGGCGTTACAACCTGAAACACTTTGTTACCGCGTCCTGAAAGCAATTCGCCCACAATGCCCTTCAACGGTTTCAACACGGATGTGGCGGCAGTGCAAAGTGTGAGCGGATACGATGCACTTAAGCCGGTCGGCCTCGCGCCGAATCCCTCCCCGGGGCATCCCTGCTGGAGCCGTTATCGGCGCAATGCGTCAATCCAGTCGGTTCCTACATTGGTCTCCTCGCGCTAACCCCGTAGCGTGTGGTTTTTAGCGGGCTCCAGGCCCGCTTTTTTTTCGCCCTCTCCTTTCGCATACGCCTCAGAACACTTAGGTGTTCCGTCGATATGTGACGCAGCGCACATTCGACGCGGCAACCCCTCTCCTCATCCCTCCATCGACGTCGAGCAATTGCCGAGCCTGGCGCGGATGTGATCTCCGTGCTTTACGCCGTCGGTGGCGTCGACCGATTCAGTTCGTCGATCATCCGTTCGCGCATGACGAATTTTTGCACCTTACCGGTTACCGTCATCGGCATTTCGTCGACGAAGCGGATGTAGCGCGGCACCTTGTAGTGCGCGATCTGGCCGCGGCAGAACTCCGTCACTTCTTCGGCGGTCATCGATTCACCGGCGCGCAGCGTGATCCATGCGCAGATCTCCTCGCCGTACTTCGGATCGGGCACGCCGAACACCTGGACGCTCTGAATTTTCGGATGCCTAAACAGAAATTCCTCGATCTCGCGCGGATAAACGTTTTCTCCGCCGCGAATCAGCATGTCCTTGAGACGGCCGACGATGTTGCAGTAACCGTCGGCGTCGATCGTCGCCAGATCGCCGGTGCGCATCCAGCCGTCGACGACGGATTCGCGCGTGCGCTCTTCGTCGTCCCAATAGCCTTGCATCACGGAATAGCCCTTCACGTACAGCTCGCCGGTCTCGCCGACCGCAACGATCTGACCGGAGAGATCGACCACCTTCGCCTCGAGATGCGGCTGAACGCGGCCGACCGTGCTCGTGCGCTTCTCGACCGGATCGGTCGTCGAGGTTTGAAACGACACCGGGCTCGTCTCGGTCATGCCGTAGGCGATCGTGATTTCCGACAAGTGCATCCTCGACATCACGCGCTTCATCGTTTCGACCGGACACGGCGCGCCGGCCATGATGCCGGTGCGCAGCGACGTCAAGTCGAAGATCTCGAAGTCCGGGCGGTCCAGCTCGGTGATGAACATCGTCGGCACGCCGTGCAACGCGGTGCAGCGTTCATCGGACACCGCCGCGAGCGTCGCGCCGGGGTCGAACGCCTCGCCGGGAAACACCATCGCTGCGCCTACCGACACGCATGCAAGCACCGCCAACACCATGCCGAAGCAGTGATACAGCGGCACCGGAATGCACAGCGAATCGGCTTCGCTCAAGCGCATCGCCATCGCGATATGGCGCGCGTTGTTGACGACGTTCCGGTGGGTGAGCGTCGCGCCCTTCGGATTGCCGGTCGTGCCGCTCGTGAACTGGATGTTGATCGGGTCATGCGCCGAAAGCGTCGCATCGATTGCATCGAACGTCATGCTGTCGCGCGCGACGCGCCCCATCTCGACCAGCTCCGAGAAGCACAGCATGCCGGCCGTCTCGGTATCGCAGGTCCGTACCACCGTGCGCAAATGGGGCAAGCGCGCGATATGCAATTCTCGCGGCGACTGCTGCGCGAGTTCCGGCGCGAGCGCTTGCAGCATCTCGACATACATCGAAGTCTTGAAGCGCTCCGCGCAAACGATCATCTTGCAGCCGGACTTGTTCAGTGCGTACTCGAGCTCGGCGAGCCGATAGGCGGGATTGACGTTGACGAGCACGGCGCCGATGCGTGCCGTCGCGAACTGCGTCAGCAGCCACTCGACGCGATTCGGCGACCAGATGCCGACACGATCCCCTTTGACGATCCCAAGCGCTGCGAACCCGGCCGCAACCACGTCGACTTCGTCGGCAAACTCCTGCCAAGTCCAGCGAATGCCCTGCTCACGAAACACGACAGCCGGCCGATCCGGAAAACGTTGCGCGGTGTCGCGCAGAAACTGCCCGATCGTTGCCTCGGACAGCGGGATATCGGTGGAACCGCGCACATAGGACATGCCGTCGACCGGCGCGATTAGCGCGCCGCCGCCTGGGACCTGCGTTGCCATGGTTGTCTCCGCCAGAGGTAAGCTTTTTGGAATCAGTATCGGCCGTCATTCTGCCACCCGGAGATGACAGTGAGGCATCAAGTCTTTCCCGCAGCATACACTCGCCTGCGACTGCGCCTTCGGCAACGCTGCAATCGAGGCAAAAACGCGGAGCCTTGCATGGGACTGGACTAGGCGCTGAAGCGCCAAGCCCGGATCCACATCAGGCCGACCGCTGTGAGCCTGGAGTAAGTGCTGAAGCACTAACTCCAGCCAGTCACAGCATGGGACCCGAGTAAGCGCTAAAGCGCTAACTTGGGTCGACACGAAAAAAAAGCAGCCCGAAGGCTGCTTTTTTTCTTACGACAAAAACGTATCAGCGTTGGCCGCGCAGTTTGCGCAGACGCTCGATGGCTGCAAGCTGAGCCGTCGCGTACGCGAGCTCCGCTTGCGCGGTTGCATACTCGAGATTCGAGCCCGAGTTCTGCAGCGCCTCTTCCGCACGCTTGCGAGCCTGCTCGGCCTTGGCTTGGTCGAGGTCCGCACCGCGAATCGCCGTGTCGGCCAGCACCGTCACCGCGCCCGGCTGCACTTCGAGAATGCCGCCCGCGACGAACACGAACTCTTCCTCGCCGTTCTCAGCCTCGATGCGCACCGCACCCGGACGAATCCGCGTGATGAGCGGCGTGTGGCCCGGCAGAATGCCGAGCTCGCCCGCCTCGCCCGGCAGCGCGACGAATTTCGCCGGGCCCGAGAAGATCTGCTCTTCCGCGCTGACGACGTCTACTTTGATGGTTGCCATATCGACTCCTGGTTGAGCGTATTACGAGGGCGCCTGCCCGCGAAAAACGACCTTAAAAGGTAGGTTTCGCGGACGCACCGACGCCCACTGCGTCACACCCGACCTTTACTGGATCTTCTTGGCCTTTTCGAAGGCTTCGTCGATCGTGCCGACCATGTAGAACGCCTGTTCCGGCAGGTGGTCGCACTCGCCGTCGACGATCATCTTGAAGCCACGGATCGTTTCCTTCAGCGGCACGTACTTGCCCGGCGAGCCCGTGAACACTTCCGCGACGTGGAACGGCTGCGACAGGAAACGCTGGATCTTACGCGCACGCGCGACCGACAGCTTGTCTTCCGGCGACAGTTCGTCCATGCCCAGAATCGCGATGATGTCGCGCAGTTCCTTGTAGCGCTGCAGCGTTTGCTGCACGCGGCGCGTGATCGAGTAGTGCTCTTCGCCGATCACGTTCGGGTCGATCTGGCGCGACGTCGAATCGAGCGGGTCCACTGCGGGGTAGATACCGAGCGAAGCGATGTCACGCGACAGCACGACGGTTGCGTCCAAGTGGCCGAAGGTCGTAGCCGGCGACGGGTCGGTCAAGTCGTCCGCAGGGACGTAGACGGCCTGCACCGAGGTGATCGAACCGGTCTTGGTCGACGTGATGCGCTCTTGCAGCTTGCCCATTTCTTCAGCCAGCGTCGGCTGATAGCCCACTGCCGACGGCATACGGCCGAGCAGTGCGGACACTTCGGTACCGGCCAGCGTGAAACGGTAGATGTTGTCGACGAAGAACAGCACGTCGAGACCTTCGTCACGGAAGTGCTCGGCCATCGTCAGGCCGGTCAGCGCCACACGCAGACGGTTGCCCGGCGGCTCGTTCAT comes from Trinickia violacea and encodes:
- a CDS encoding F0F1 ATP synthase subunit epsilon, with protein sequence MATIKVDVVSAEEQIFSGPAKFVALPGEAGELGILPGHTPLITRIRPGAVRIEAENGEEEFVFVAGGILEVQPGAVTVLADTAIRGADLDQAKAEQARKRAEEALQNSGSNLEYATAQAELAYATAQLAAIERLRKLRGQR
- the atpD gene encoding F0F1 ATP synthase subunit beta; the encoded protein is MSTTALVEGKIVQCIGAVIDVEFPRETMPKVYDALILEGTELTLEVQQQLGDGVVRTICLGASDGLRRGVVVKNTAKPISVPVGKPTLGRIMDVLGRPIDEAGPIASDNLRSIHQKAPAFDELSPSTELLETGIKVIDLICPFAKGGKVGLFGGAGVGKTVNMMELINNIAKEHGGYSVFAGVGERTREGNDFYHEMKDSNVLDKVALVYGQMNEPPGNRLRVALTGLTMAEHFRDEGLDVLFFVDNIYRFTLAGTEVSALLGRMPSAVGYQPTLAEEMGKLQERITSTKTGSITSVQAVYVPADDLTDPSPATTFGHLDATVVLSRDIASLGIYPAVDPLDSTSRQIDPNVIGEEHYSITRRVQQTLQRYKELRDIIAILGMDELSPEDKLSVARARKIQRFLSQPFHVAEVFTGSPGKYVPLKETIRGFKMIVDGECDHLPEQAFYMVGTIDEAFEKAKKIQ
- a CDS encoding transporter substrate-binding domain-containing protein, which gives rise to MKRTAFALLLSVACAGSALAQTNGAASQPAPSRLEQIAARGTLRICTTGDYKPYSFYRADGSFEGIDIDMAESLAKSIGVKAEYVKTTWSNLMNDFIAKCDIAVGGVSTSLERQKRAFFTQPYMIDGKAPITRCADVEKYQTVAQIDQPSTRVIVNPGGTNERFAKQYLPHATLTVYPDNVTIFKQILAGKADVMVTDASETLLQQKLNPGLCSVHPDKPFQYGEKAYMVPSDDVVFQQYVDQWLHLSRATGEFQTISDKWLK
- a CDS encoding CoA-binding protein encodes the protein MQTNPLDSEPLEFVPPHVETPCLFVDYSTMNERVILQNILERDRVIAVVGLSNLPHRPSHSVAAYMQAHGYRIVPINPAYANDSAGVLGERCYATLADAARALAEEQASIDMVNVFRRADDVLPVAADAVAIGAKSLWLQVGVVNEEAAALAVAAGLDVAMDVCVKVEHERVFGALHRAHAPAPRVPGQLVE
- a CDS encoding AMP-binding protein: MATQVPGGGALIAPVDGMSYVRGSTDIPLSEATIGQFLRDTAQRFPDRPAVVFREQGIRWTWQEFADEVDVVAAGFAALGIVKGDRVGIWSPNRVEWLLTQFATARIGAVLVNVNPAYRLAELEYALNKSGCKMIVCAERFKTSMYVEMLQALAPELAQQSPRELHIARLPHLRTVVRTCDTETAGMLCFSELVEMGRVARDSMTFDAIDATLSAHDPINIQFTSGTTGNPKGATLTHRNVVNNARHIAMAMRLSEADSLCIPVPLYHCFGMVLAVLACVSVGAAMVFPGEAFDPGATLAAVSDERCTALHGVPTMFITELDRPDFEIFDLTSLRTGIMAGAPCPVETMKRVMSRMHLSEITIAYGMTETSPVSFQTSTTDPVEKRTSTVGRVQPHLEAKVVDLSGQIVAVGETGELYVKGYSVMQGYWDDEERTRESVVDGWMRTGDLATIDADGYCNIVGRLKDMLIRGGENVYPREIEEFLFRHPKIQSVQVFGVPDPKYGEEICAWITLRAGESMTAEEVTEFCRGQIAHYKVPRYIRFVDEMPMTVTGKVQKFVMRERMIDELNRSTPPTA